ATGCAATACGATCCGGTAAAACGAAGTTTAGGAAGTGTATTTAATAAAACCCCTTTTTTAAGAATACTTTTTTATAAAATGCTTGACCTTTTATTATTAAGGTCGTGGCATATCCATAAAGAATTAAAAAAATGGGCGAAGGGAAAACTTGATTCCGAACAACATATCATGGATGCCGGTTCAGGTTTCGGACAATACTCCTATTATTTAAGTTCCATGAGTGAAAAATGGAAGTTTTTGGCAGTAGATGTAAAGGAAGAACAAATTGCAGATTGTAATGTGTTTTTCAAAAAGATAGGTAGAAAAAATATTCGTTTTCAGGTGCAAGACCTTACAAAATTTAAAATAGATAATCATTTTAATTTAGTTGTTTGTGTGGATGTTATGGAACACGTATTAGAAGATGTGGAAGTGTTTAAAAATTTTCACGCATCATTAGTTCCGGGTGGAATGGTATTGATCTCCACTCCTTCCGACCAAGGTGGATCTGATGTTCAGGAGGGAGATGATAGTTCATTTATTGAAGAACATGTGCGCGATGGATATAATATGGAAGATATTCAGGTGAAATTGCGCTCAGCCGGATTCCAAAAAACAGAGGCCAGATATGCATACGGAACTCCCGGCAAAATTGCCTGGCGATTATCGATGAAATATCCGCTGCAATTATTAAATATCTCCAAGGCATTTTTTATTATTTTACCATTTTATTATCTCCTCACATTCCCATTTTGTTTGATACTTAATTATCTGGATACGCATAGTGAACATAAGACGGGCACGGGATTGATTGTGAAGGCGTGGAAATGATCCAAATTGACAATTGACAATATTTCTGTGTCCCTACAGAGTTACGCGCAGCGAACTCTGTGGATTCGGAGCGTTGAGTTCTGAAGCTCTATCCTATGTGTGTCCCCACAGTGTTACGCGTAGCGAACTCTGTGGCCTCGGAGTTTTAATTATCATGCTTAGTCAAGGTAGAGCTAACTTAATTTCAATACTTCATTTATGTCCACACAGAGCAAGCCCAACGAACTCTGTGGTCTCGGAAATTAGTTATCAAAATAAAAATTATAAACAATGAGAAAATAGTCGCTGAAAAATTTTAGCGTGTATAGCCTCTCCACCAAATAATTCGAAGAAAACATACAAGAAAAAAGTGTCCCCACAGAGTTACGCGCAGCCAACTCTGTGGCCTCGGAGGAAAATTATTAATGTAAGATTAATACCTTCGTTCAATGACATTGCGAACCCTTAAACCCGATAAAGGAACAAGTTATTTCTGTACCTTTACAAATTGTAATTGGATACCATTATTCCAAATTACCAATTTCTACGATAAAATATATTCCTGGTTTGATTTTCTGGTAAACCGAGGTGATCAAATAATAGGATATGTTATAATGCCCAATCATATGCATGCAATTATATACTTAGATAATAATAGTCCTATAATAAATAAAGTTATAGGCGAGGCTAAAAGATTATTTTCATACTCCATTGTCAGCAAATTGAAGAAATTAGATGAGGGAGAAATAGTTTTACAACTACAAAATTGTGTTTCGGATTATGAAAGAAAAAAGGGATTTAAACACAAGGTTTTTGAAGATTCATTTGATTGTAAGGAATGTTACAATTATAATTACATTTTGCAGAAACTTCAATATATGCACTTAAATCCAGTGAAGGCAGGATTAATAATTACTCCTGAGGAATATATTCACAGTAGTGCGAAGTATTATTCAACAGGAGAGCAGGGTATATATCCTGTTAAGCATTTTGTTGAAGTATTTGAAGGTAAAGAGGCATTTGAGTTTTCGAGAAAGTATTTTTTTAAATGAATATGTATCTTGCTAATATTTCAGGCGTGAAGATTTATCCTCCGAATCCACAGAGTTCGCTGCGCGTAACTCTGTGGGGACACTCGCGGGGGGAATGCCGAATCCCCAGAGTTCTCTAGTTGTAACTTTGAGGAGACACTTTAAAGTTAAATTCCTCCATGATCTTTTTTGCATTAGTAACCTCTCCCCCATTATCCTTTATAAATTGTAGAACCGTTTTATATAACTCAAACCACCCCTTATCTGCATAATCAAAAAAATAATTATTATGCCATAAAATAGTGAGGAGAGTATTTGTTTTATTTTTTTCCAGAAATTCGAGTATCCTTTTTTCTGCTTGTTTGGAGTTGCAGTTTTGATAATATTTTAAGGAAGTATCCATTACATTTAACGGGACCTCAACAAAATTATACGCTCTCTTTTCTTTAAGATGAAAGGGTTTGATGGGTAATCCATAATTATTTCTAAATCCGATCGCATCAGGAAATCCCATAGAAGAATCTAATTTAATTCCGGAATTTTCGATGTCATCAAATGTATTAGGTAGTTCAGTAATTAAATAATGATTTCGATTTATTGGTAAACCAAGTTCACCTTGTTTTTTTAATTCATTGGTGAAATTATCTTTGCCGGCACTTTTATGTAAACCGTTTTCCCAACCTCTTGCTTTTATTTCACTGCGTATCTTTTTTATTGGAGCTGCATCAATTTCATAATCGGCATTGTTTATTCTGCGTGTTCCTTTTCCACTGTTCACCAACCAAAAGAATGTGGATCGCACATCAAATGCATCCTCAATATCCAGAATTTTATTGAGTAATAAATAATCCGGAGTTTTGAGATAATGGTTAAAGATCAGTTGCAAAAGCGTACCGATCTTTCCGTGTTTTACTAAATATCCATAATTATCTCCTAAAGCTCCATACACCGAATCAATGTCGTGTGTCAGAAAATATTGTGTAACTCTTTCTTGTTTTTTTACCAGCGATTTAAGTTTTGGAGTTGACTCATATAATGCATCAAAATATTGTGCGACCAGATTCTGATCAATACAATTAAAATGTTTTTGTAAACTTATATTGTACGGAAAGCGGTC
The genomic region above belongs to Bacteroidota bacterium and contains:
- a CDS encoding class I SAM-dependent methyltransferase — encoded protein: MQYDPVKRSLGSVFNKTPFLRILFYKMLDLLLLRSWHIHKELKKWAKGKLDSEQHIMDAGSGFGQYSYYLSSMSEKWKFLAVDVKEEQIADCNVFFKKIGRKNIRFQVQDLTKFKIDNHFNLVVCVDVMEHVLEDVEVFKNFHASLVPGGMVLISTPSDQGGSDVQEGDDSSFIEEHVRDGYNMEDIQVKLRSAGFQKTEARYAYGTPGKIAWRLSMKYPLQLLNISKAFFIILPFYYLLTFPFCLILNYLDTHSEHKTGTGLIVKAWK